The following proteins are encoded in a genomic region of Spirosoma sp. SC4-14:
- a CDS encoding Gfo/Idh/MocA family oxidoreductase: MIEKQSLSRRGFIGKAATAAAGFMIVPRFVLGGKRPDGTRYLAPSDIISLGFIGTGKQGRGLTSSFLSTNEARIIAISEVYKAKAQLTLDRIKAHYEKNPESGKYADIPVYNDFRELLNRKDIDAVVIATPDHWHAAVAVRAAEAGKDIYCEKPLSLTVKEGRAMVNATRKYNRVFQTGSMQRSWPEFRQTAELVRNGYIGQVKSIKVNVGPPPKPYDLPAETIPEGLDWPLWLGPNQPVVFNAELAPPTSKDVFPNWRNYREFGGGMVTDWGAHMFDIVQWALDMDNSGPVEVIAPDGREYPFLTYKYDNGIVMTHEKWDWNNAILFTGTEGEIRVQRRKIETTPASLATKVIGDTEKHVYKSENHYKDFLDAMRKRSKPVCDVEIGHRTATVCNIGNIAYRLNRSLQWNPKKEQFKNDAEANALLGRQMNSDWGIRL, from the coding sequence ATGATAGAGAAACAATCTCTTTCCCGTCGGGGCTTTATCGGTAAGGCAGCTACTGCGGCTGCTGGCTTTATGATTGTTCCCCGTTTTGTTCTTGGCGGCAAACGTCCTGATGGCACCAGATACCTTGCTCCAAGCGATATTATTTCATTAGGCTTTATTGGTACCGGAAAGCAGGGCCGTGGCCTGACCAGTTCGTTTTTGAGCACAAATGAAGCCCGTATTATTGCCATTAGTGAGGTTTATAAAGCTAAAGCGCAACTGACACTCGATCGTATTAAAGCCCACTATGAAAAAAATCCGGAGTCGGGCAAGTACGCCGATATTCCGGTCTATAACGATTTTCGGGAGCTACTGAACCGGAAGGATATCGATGCCGTTGTCATTGCTACCCCCGACCACTGGCATGCCGCCGTAGCCGTTCGGGCTGCCGAAGCGGGTAAGGATATTTACTGCGAAAAACCCCTTTCGCTTACGGTTAAAGAAGGTCGGGCAATGGTCAATGCGACCCGCAAATATAACCGTGTTTTCCAGACCGGTAGTATGCAACGGTCGTGGCCCGAATTTCGGCAAACGGCTGAGCTGGTTCGCAACGGCTACATTGGTCAGGTCAAAAGTATTAAGGTTAACGTTGGGCCACCCCCGAAGCCCTACGACCTCCCTGCCGAAACCATTCCGGAAGGACTCGACTGGCCATTGTGGCTAGGTCCTAACCAACCGGTTGTGTTCAACGCCGAGCTGGCACCGCCAACTTCGAAAGATGTGTTTCCAAACTGGCGGAATTACCGGGAGTTTGGCGGGGGTATGGTAACGGACTGGGGCGCTCACATGTTCGACATTGTGCAGTGGGCACTGGATATGGACAATAGTGGCCCTGTTGAGGTAATCGCTCCCGATGGTAGGGAATACCCCTTCCTGACCTACAAATACGACAATGGCATTGTGATGACCCACGAAAAATGGGACTGGAACAATGCCATTCTGTTCACTGGCACTGAGGGCGAAATTCGGGTTCAGCGCCGAAAAATTGAAACAACACCTGCCTCACTGGCAACAAAGGTCATTGGCGATACCGAGAAGCATGTATACAAAAGCGAAAACCACTACAAGGATTTTCTGGATGCCATGCGGAAACGCAGCAAGCCGGTTTGCGACGTCGAAATAGGCCATCGAACCGCTACTGTCTGCAACATTGGTAATATCGCGTATCGCTTAAATCGTTCGCTGCAATGGAATCCGAAAAAAGAGCAGTTTAAAAACGACGCCGAAGCGAATGCACTACTCGGTCGCCAGATGAATAGCGATTGGGGTATTCGCCTGTAA
- a CDS encoding RraA family protein has product MIKKSLLALAISLFGVSSAFAQRIGSTPEYVTALTANWKGERFADGRPKVPDIVLERLQNCTLEQIWGYLGNKGYRNQVEKNWIILKPGETMTGRVVTAQFMPTRPDLDSLVRAQGKAEGRSQKGGINIWPIDILTKGDIYVADGYGKIKDGTLIGSSLGNAIYGKTGKGVIFYGSVRDMQELKDTKGFNAWVKGHDPSYIKDMTPTSINAPIRIGEVTVLPGDVVFANEYGVVFIPAHLVEGLVSASEMTALRDEFERVLLQQSKYPSGEIHGDWSDKIKDEFRAWIAKYPKKLAITSKDIEAYLAKGH; this is encoded by the coding sequence ATGATTAAGAAGAGCTTACTTGCGTTAGCCATTAGCCTTTTCGGTGTTTCGTCAGCCTTTGCCCAGCGCATCGGTTCGACTCCCGAATACGTAACCGCTCTGACTGCAAACTGGAAAGGCGAACGGTTCGCGGACGGGCGACCGAAAGTACCCGATATTGTGCTGGAACGCTTACAGAATTGCACATTGGAGCAAATCTGGGGTTATCTGGGCAATAAAGGCTATCGAAATCAGGTCGAAAAAAACTGGATCATACTAAAACCCGGCGAAACCATGACCGGACGTGTAGTAACCGCACAGTTTATGCCGACCCGACCCGATCTGGACAGTCTGGTGCGGGCGCAGGGAAAAGCCGAAGGACGGTCGCAGAAAGGGGGAATCAATATCTGGCCCATTGATATATTGACCAAAGGCGATATTTATGTAGCCGATGGCTACGGCAAGATTAAAGATGGCACCCTGATTGGCTCCAGTCTGGGCAACGCCATTTATGGCAAAACGGGCAAAGGAGTCATCTTCTACGGATCGGTTCGGGATATGCAGGAGTTGAAAGACACAAAAGGGTTCAATGCCTGGGTAAAAGGTCACGATCCGTCGTATATTAAAGATATGACCCCTACCTCAATCAATGCCCCCATCCGTATTGGCGAGGTAACGGTATTGCCCGGCGATGTTGTGTTTGCCAATGAATATGGTGTCGTTTTCATTCCGGCTCACCTGGTCGAAGGGTTGGTTTCGGCTTCTGAAATGACAGCCCTGCGCGACGAATTTGAGCGTGTACTCCTTCAGCAGAGCAAATACCCATCCGGCGAAATTCATGGCGACTGGTCCGACAAAATCAAGGATGAATTCAGAGCCTGGATTGCTAAATATCCTAAAAAACTCGCGATCACCTCAAAGGATATCGAAGCGTATCTGGCCAAAGGTCATTAA
- a CDS encoding RraA family protein: MKFPIRCLLVLIVCCFSTGFLFAQTIPKEELLFLTSEWKGERFADGRPKVPDNLLERAKKIGIDDAWTVLKNEGYTNQFEGNWKLIKDDVPVVGRAVTAMFMPSRPDVEKHIKDRGISKQGRKGNTNAWPIETLTKGDVYVADAYGKINGGTLMGATLGNAIFSKTRNGVVFNGAARDLQELQNLQGFNAFVRDFHPSFLEEMVLMGLNTPIRIGGAMVLPGDLVIAQREGVLFVPAHMAEQVITTCEFVARKDQFGFEMVKSGRYTTGQIDSQWTDDLKAEFLKWLGQHPELGTMTRAELDKVMSKRTW; encoded by the coding sequence ATGAAATTTCCTATTCGCTGCTTACTGGTTCTTATTGTTTGTTGTTTCAGCACTGGCTTTTTGTTTGCCCAAACCATTCCTAAAGAGGAGTTGCTGTTTTTAACTTCGGAATGGAAAGGCGAACGATTTGCCGATGGACGGCCGAAAGTACCGGATAACTTACTGGAACGAGCTAAAAAAATTGGAATTGATGATGCCTGGACGGTGTTGAAAAACGAAGGCTATACCAACCAGTTTGAAGGCAACTGGAAGCTGATTAAAGACGATGTTCCGGTGGTTGGGCGGGCAGTAACGGCCATGTTTATGCCCAGCCGGCCCGATGTAGAAAAACATATTAAGGATCGGGGAATCAGCAAACAGGGGCGCAAGGGCAATACGAATGCCTGGCCAATAGAAACCCTCACCAAAGGCGATGTTTATGTAGCCGATGCTTATGGCAAAATCAATGGAGGTACACTGATGGGAGCAACCCTGGGCAACGCCATTTTCAGCAAAACCCGTAATGGTGTAGTATTTAACGGAGCCGCCCGCGATCTTCAGGAACTGCAAAACTTACAGGGATTCAACGCTTTTGTCCGCGATTTTCACCCTTCCTTTCTCGAAGAGATGGTGCTGATGGGCCTAAACACGCCAATTCGTATTGGTGGTGCCATGGTGCTGCCCGGCGATCTGGTAATAGCCCAGCGCGAAGGTGTTCTTTTCGTACCAGCCCATATGGCCGAACAGGTGATCACGACCTGTGAGTTTGTTGCCCGCAAAGATCAGTTTGGGTTCGAAATGGTGAAATCAGGTCGCTATACAACCGGCCAGATCGACAGCCAGTGGACCGACGACCTTAAAGCCGAGTTTCTGAAATGGCTTGGCCAGCATCCCGAATTAGGCACCATGACAAGAGCTGAATTAGATAAAGTTATGAGCAAACGAACCTGGTAA
- a CDS encoding arylsulfatase gives MKQFTAMGLLASTVLVGSFLSLRNPDAAPQRPNIVFILADDMGFSDIGCYGSEINTPTIDQLAANGIKLRSFYNNARCCPTRASLLTGQYPHTVGMGQMVTMPSAAIRPGSYQGFLDDRYPTIAERLKQAGYRTYMVGKWHVGERPQHWPRKRGFDHYFGLISGASSYYEIIPAENGKRVIVEDDSEFTPPAEGFYMTDAFTDHAVQYLNDQQQKQTSNPFFLYVAYTAPHFPLHAYESDIAKYEKLYSQGWDVTRANRYQKMKKLGFVDNRYPLTPRPATIPAWNTTTDKARWVRKMAVYAAMIDRMDQNIGRLIKTLKANGQHENTLIVFLSDNGSSNENVEGRKLNDPGKKIGERGSYVTYDTPWANVSNTPFRKYKRFIHEGGLITPCILQWPRGIRPQTGFVDEIGHVMDLVPTALELAGQSLAGQPSKALPGKSLSYLWGTNRAISRTYCWEHEGNKAIRKADWKLEKDTEDADWELYDLKTDPCEMNNLAQKQPQRVASLRAEYDAWAQGVGVQERLAGKSE, from the coding sequence ATGAAACAGTTCACAGCCATGGGCCTGCTTGCCAGCACTGTACTAGTTGGCAGTTTTCTTTCACTTCGAAATCCTGATGCGGCTCCTCAACGGCCTAACATAGTCTTTATTCTGGCCGATGATATGGGTTTTTCTGATATTGGTTGCTATGGTAGTGAGATCAATACGCCTACTATCGATCAGTTGGCAGCTAATGGCATCAAGTTGCGTAGTTTTTACAACAATGCCCGCTGCTGCCCCACCCGTGCTTCATTGCTGACAGGGCAATACCCACATACGGTTGGCATGGGACAGATGGTAACGATGCCCAGTGCAGCCATTCGGCCGGGCAGTTATCAGGGGTTTCTCGACGATCGTTATCCTACTATTGCCGAACGCCTGAAGCAGGCTGGCTATAGGACATATATGGTAGGAAAATGGCATGTTGGCGAACGACCCCAGCATTGGCCCCGAAAGCGCGGCTTCGATCATTATTTTGGCTTAATATCCGGGGCATCAAGTTATTACGAGATCATTCCGGCCGAAAATGGGAAGCGGGTTATTGTTGAAGACGACAGTGAGTTTACTCCGCCCGCCGAAGGTTTCTATATGACTGATGCCTTTACCGATCATGCGGTCCAGTATCTGAATGATCAACAGCAAAAACAGACCAGCAACCCCTTTTTTCTATACGTAGCCTATACGGCTCCTCATTTTCCGCTTCATGCTTACGAATCGGACATTGCCAAATACGAAAAGCTGTATTCTCAGGGCTGGGATGTGACCCGGGCTAACCGCTACCAGAAAATGAAAAAGCTGGGGTTTGTCGACAACCGTTACCCACTTACACCACGTCCCGCTACTATTCCTGCCTGGAATACCACTACCGACAAAGCCCGGTGGGTGCGAAAAATGGCCGTCTATGCCGCTATGATCGACCGAATGGACCAGAATATTGGCCGACTCATCAAAACCCTGAAAGCCAACGGCCAGCATGAGAATACGCTGATTGTATTTCTGTCGGACAATGGCAGTTCCAACGAAAACGTGGAAGGGCGAAAACTGAATGATCCGGGTAAAAAAATAGGCGAACGGGGTTCTTATGTTACCTACGACACGCCCTGGGCTAACGTCTCCAATACGCCCTTTCGGAAATATAAGCGCTTTATACATGAAGGCGGCCTGATTACTCCATGCATCCTGCAATGGCCGCGCGGCATTCGGCCACAAACCGGCTTTGTTGATGAGATTGGGCATGTCATGGATTTAGTACCTACCGCTCTCGAATTAGCCGGGCAAAGCCTTGCCGGGCAACCCAGCAAGGCTTTGCCCGGAAAAAGTTTATCGTACCTCTGGGGTACAAACCGGGCCATTTCCCGTACCTACTGTTGGGAACATGAAGGTAATAAAGCCATTCGGAAAGCCGACTGGAAGCTGGAGAAAGATACTGAAGATGCCGACTGGGAGCTGTACGACCTGAAAACCGACCCCTGCGAAATGAACAATCTGGCTCAAAAACAACCCCAGCGTGTGGCCAGTCTACGAGCCGAATATGATGCCTGGGCTCAAGGAGTAGGGGTTCAGGAACGCCTTGCCGGAAAATCGGAATAA
- a CDS encoding NPCBM/NEW2 domain-containing protein: protein MVRLIPITFLWMYGLVNILQAQSTRTVWLNELAIKSFSEGILAMLGKTNAAGNFMHINGTYFSHGVGVTATSNIKLYKNWNKGHLSSSECVETKRPW from the coding sequence ATGGTACGCTTGATACCTATAACGTTTTTATGGATGTATGGCTTAGTCAATATCTTACAAGCCCAGTCGACCCGTACGGTATGGCTCAATGAACTGGCCATCAAATCGTTCTCGGAGGGTATTCTGGCGATGTTGGGCAAGACCAACGCGGCTGGCAATTTCATGCACATCAACGGTACGTATTTCAGCCACGGTGTGGGTGTTACCGCGACGAGTAACATTAAACTTTACAAAAATTGGAATAAAGGGCATCTATCGTCTTCGGAATGTGTGGAGACAAAAAGACCTTGGTAA
- a CDS encoding DUF1080 domain-containing protein, whose amino-acid sequence MRGSTSVERPGTGLGPEFQILDDNLHPDASEGVNGNRTTASLYDLITAENLSEGDAHRRMRPPGQWNRLQIVVQGGHVEHWLNNPKMMEYDRHSQIFHNLVAKSKYNTYTNFAQAPAGHILLQDHGNEVHFRSIKIRAL is encoded by the coding sequence ATGCGCGGCTCAACATCGGTCGAACGGCCCGGTACTGGCTTAGGTCCCGAATTTCAGATTCTGGACGATAACCTACATCCCGATGCCAGCGAAGGCGTCAACGGAAACCGAACTACCGCTTCGCTCTACGACCTGATCACAGCCGAAAATCTTTCGGAAGGTGACGCCCACAGGCGGATGAGACCACCTGGGCAATGGAACAGGTTACAGATTGTTGTTCAGGGTGGTCATGTCGAGCATTGGCTCAATAACCCCAAAATGATGGAGTATGATCGGCATTCGCAGATCTTTCATAATCTGGTTGCCAAAAGTAAATACAACACCTACACCAATTTTGCACAGGCTCCGGCTGGCCATATCCTGCTTCAGGACCACGGCAATGAGGTGCATTTTCGGAGTATCAAGATTAGAGCGTTATGA
- a CDS encoding c-type cytochrome, whose translation MATKRPVKLAVIVLVVVSAVMAGFRITSFNEPRFSLADYRIEEGFNLSLIASEPFLKAPVTLDFDNKGRMWVVEMVGYMPNLEGIGEEEPNGRISILEDLNKDGVVDHAKVFLDGLVLPRAVAHVYGGLLYVDGPKLWFVEIKNDKPGKKTLVDPVYAEGGNVEHSSNGLMMNIDNWIYNANYHFRYRLKNGKWLKEPTSDRGQWGITKDNFGRLYYNNNSVNIQGDFVLPNTIIRNKYFRPSIAEHQRLASNRVYPIHQTSVNRGYQPGVLDEKGYLKDVTAACGPLVYRGGAFPEAYNLNAFVCVPEANLIKRNVLDFKTLQTTGHQAVEGEEFIASTDEGFRPVNLFTGPDGAMYVVDMHRGIIQHKAYISQYLTEQLAIKKLDTLQNAGRILKVTSSTVKTNPVPDLSKTTSSQLIALLSHPNGWLRDRSQQLLIQKKDLSVVNQLLALAKSRNEFLTAVHALYVLEGLNVLTFDNLSGIIAQSKQPETIAHAVGLLERFATKERVAKMKVISNGLLAQNNETIDFYLAASLNGWLNLSDATFFPILSQIEKKYATQRIMQEAITSALAGKEEQYLAAMNPTDLLKNNLSLTIGKRQKKEMNSIYVAETNVVDNRTKGLKLFRSICATCHGADGKGIQDLAPPLKGSEYIDGSMKRLAAIILHGVSGPIHVDGKLYQLNNEMPALINNKDISDQDITDIILFTQNAFAKQGKGISANDVKKMRAKKPEGTGVFTEKQLLETDFEK comes from the coding sequence ATGGCCACAAAAAGACCAGTCAAATTAGCAGTTATTGTATTAGTAGTGGTTTCGGCCGTCATGGCAGGATTCCGAATTACCTCGTTTAATGAGCCTCGCTTTTCGCTTGCCGATTATAGAATAGAAGAGGGCTTTAACCTGAGCCTGATCGCTTCCGAGCCATTTCTGAAAGCCCCCGTAACTCTGGACTTCGACAATAAGGGCCGAATGTGGGTAGTCGAAATGGTTGGCTATATGCCTAATCTCGAAGGCATCGGTGAGGAAGAACCCAATGGGAGAATCTCGATTCTGGAAGATCTGAACAAAGATGGTGTGGTCGATCATGCCAAAGTTTTTCTGGATGGCCTCGTTCTGCCCAGAGCAGTGGCGCATGTATATGGTGGCTTATTGTACGTTGATGGCCCCAAACTCTGGTTTGTCGAGATAAAAAATGATAAGCCCGGCAAAAAAACGCTGGTCGATCCGGTCTATGCCGAAGGGGGTAATGTAGAACATTCGTCCAATGGCCTGATGATGAACATCGACAACTGGATTTATAACGCTAATTATCATTTCAGGTATCGGCTCAAAAATGGTAAATGGCTGAAAGAACCCACTTCGGACCGGGGCCAGTGGGGCATAACAAAAGACAATTTTGGCCGACTGTATTATAACAACAATTCTGTCAACATACAGGGTGATTTTGTGCTGCCAAACACCATAATCAGAAACAAATATTTTAGGCCATCCATTGCCGAACATCAACGATTAGCCAGTAATCGAGTGTATCCTATCCACCAAACTTCTGTCAATCGGGGCTATCAACCGGGCGTTCTGGACGAAAAAGGCTATTTAAAAGACGTTACGGCCGCGTGTGGCCCTTTGGTTTATCGAGGTGGCGCTTTCCCCGAAGCCTACAATCTAAACGCGTTTGTCTGCGTTCCCGAGGCCAACCTGATCAAACGAAATGTCCTGGATTTTAAAACACTGCAAACAACTGGCCACCAGGCTGTTGAGGGTGAAGAGTTTATCGCATCGACCGACGAAGGGTTCCGTCCGGTAAATCTGTTTACCGGCCCAGATGGGGCTATGTATGTGGTTGATATGCACCGGGGGATCATTCAGCACAAGGCCTATATTTCGCAATACCTAACCGAACAGCTTGCTATTAAAAAACTGGATACGCTCCAGAATGCCGGACGCATTCTGAAAGTGACCAGCAGTACCGTAAAAACAAACCCGGTTCCCGATCTGTCAAAAACAACCAGCAGCCAGTTGATTGCCTTGCTGAGCCATCCGAATGGCTGGTTACGAGATCGTTCGCAACAATTGCTGATTCAGAAGAAAGACCTCTCGGTGGTAAATCAATTGCTTGCTTTAGCCAAAAGCAGGAATGAATTTCTGACGGCGGTTCATGCGCTCTACGTACTCGAAGGCCTTAATGTGCTAACCTTTGACAACCTCAGTGGCATCATCGCCCAATCGAAACAACCCGAAACCATTGCCCATGCGGTAGGGCTTCTGGAGCGGTTTGCTACCAAAGAACGAGTAGCCAAAATGAAGGTAATCAGTAACGGTTTGCTGGCACAGAACAATGAAACGATCGATTTTTATCTGGCGGCTTCATTGAATGGCTGGCTTAACCTGTCAGACGCTACTTTTTTCCCCATCCTCTCGCAAATTGAGAAAAAATACGCGACACAGCGCATTATGCAGGAGGCAATTACCAGCGCGCTCGCCGGTAAAGAAGAACAGTATCTGGCAGCCATGAACCCTACCGATTTGTTGAAGAACAATTTATCTCTGACCATTGGCAAGCGGCAGAAGAAAGAAATGAATTCCATTTATGTAGCCGAAACTAATGTTGTTGATAACCGAACCAAAGGGCTAAAACTGTTCCGAAGTATTTGCGCTACTTGTCATGGGGCCGACGGAAAGGGTATTCAGGACCTGGCACCTCCACTCAAAGGGTCCGAATACATTGACGGTTCCATGAAACGACTGGCTGCCATTATTCTGCACGGGGTAAGCGGGCCCATTCATGTTGATGGGAAATTGTATCAGCTCAACAATGAAATGCCCGCGCTAATCAATAACAAGGATATCAGCGACCAGGACATTACCGACATCATTCTTTTTACGCAGAATGCCTTTGCGAAACAGGGGAAAGGAATTTCGGCCAATGACGTAAAAAAAATGCGTGCTAAAAAACCGGAAGGCACCGGCGTTTTCACCGAAAAACAATTGCTGGAGACAGACTTTGAGAAGTAA
- a CDS encoding arylsulfatase, with protein MDRLTKLGGAVAVFIGLITGIGFISKPEQAQRPNILYILADDLGYGDVSVYNPGGQISTPAIDKLAAEGMRFTDAHSPSSVCTPTRYALLTGRYPWRSRLPVGVLRGYSRTLIERDRPTVASLLKQNGYRTAVIGKWHLGLDWVLKRGNEQLLATENYGIKTEMDTALIDFSKNPAQGPATAGFDYSYILPASLDMPPYCYLENQKLTQQPTAYTKGNKLESGYTGPFWREGKMAPSFDFYDVLPTFIQKANAFLKQQKADKPFFLYLPLAAPHTPWVPKKEYTGKSKAGEYGDFVQQVDAAVGEVLRTLESSGLADNTVVMFASDNGPYWRENFVKQFNHKAAGGFRGMKGDAFEGGHRIPLIVRWPGKVKAGSVSNATTTLANLMATCKDILGSPNGIYTPEDSYSILPVLLGETEQVANQPAVVHSSSIGFYAIRKGDWKLIEGLGSGGFTEPKELKPQVGDPIGQLYNLATDPAESQNLYVQNPEKVNELTRLLTAIKQSKTRLTRDH; from the coding sequence ATGGACAGATTAACTAAATTGGGTGGCGCGGTTGCTGTGTTTATTGGCCTCATAACTGGCATTGGCTTTATTTCTAAACCCGAACAGGCACAGCGGCCCAATATCCTTTATATTCTGGCCGACGATTTGGGATATGGTGATGTTTCGGTATATAACCCCGGCGGACAAATTTCAACGCCAGCTATCGACAAACTAGCTGCTGAAGGGATGCGTTTTACAGACGCTCATTCGCCATCATCGGTTTGCACGCCTACACGGTATGCGCTGCTCACCGGGCGGTATCCCTGGCGAAGTCGCCTACCTGTTGGTGTGTTGCGTGGGTATAGCCGTACATTAATTGAACGAGACCGTCCAACGGTGGCATCGTTATTAAAACAGAATGGCTATCGAACGGCCGTTATTGGCAAATGGCACCTTGGGTTGGACTGGGTTCTGAAGAGAGGAAACGAGCAGTTGCTGGCAACTGAAAACTATGGCATTAAAACGGAGATGGATACCGCTTTGATCGACTTCTCGAAAAACCCGGCACAAGGGCCTGCTACGGCTGGTTTCGACTATTCATACATCCTGCCCGCATCGCTCGATATGCCGCCTTATTGCTACCTCGAAAACCAAAAACTGACCCAGCAGCCTACTGCCTATACCAAAGGCAATAAGTTGGAGTCGGGCTATACGGGGCCGTTCTGGCGCGAGGGAAAAATGGCTCCTTCGTTCGATTTTTATGACGTATTGCCAACATTTATACAAAAAGCCAACGCCTTTTTAAAACAGCAAAAGGCCGATAAGCCTTTTTTTCTGTATCTGCCCCTTGCTGCTCCGCATACCCCCTGGGTACCCAAAAAAGAATATACAGGAAAATCGAAGGCGGGTGAATATGGCGATTTTGTGCAACAGGTCGACGCTGCTGTTGGCGAAGTACTCCGAACACTTGAGTCATCGGGTCTGGCCGATAATACCGTCGTTATGTTTGCAAGTGACAACGGCCCCTACTGGCGCGAAAACTTCGTTAAACAGTTTAACCACAAAGCGGCCGGAGGCTTTCGGGGGATGAAAGGCGACGCTTTTGAGGGAGGCCATCGCATTCCGCTGATTGTTCGCTGGCCTGGTAAAGTGAAAGCGGGAAGTGTCAGTAACGCAACAACTACGCTGGCTAATCTGATGGCTACCTGTAAGGATATTCTGGGTAGCCCAAACGGTATCTATACTCCGGAAGATAGCTATAGTATTTTGCCCGTATTGCTGGGGGAAACAGAACAGGTAGCCAATCAGCCTGCCGTTGTACACAGTTCGTCGATTGGTTTTTATGCTATCCGAAAAGGAGACTGGAAACTGATCGAAGGGCTTGGGTCGGGCGGCTTCACCGAACCCAAAGAGCTTAAACCTCAGGTAGGCGACCCCATTGGGCAATTGTATAATCTGGCCACAGATCCTGCCGAAAGCCAAAATTTGTATGTACAGAATCCCGAAAAAGTGAACGAACTAACCCGCTTATTGACCGCCATAAAACAAAGTAAAACCAGACTGACCAGGGATCATTAA
- a CDS encoding DUF4886 domain-containing protein produces the protein MIYLRRVSLRIIFSLWFVCGYLPAFTQPASSNTASQKPALRLFMIGNSFSQNASKYLPQLSREGGHELQIGRAEIGGSSLQRHWEHVEAAEQNPDDPKGKPYGGKSLKMLLSEGEWDIITIQQVSILSGDVETYRPYARKLYDYVKKLQPKAQVVLHQTWAYRSDSNDFSRIAAGDSAKNARQMWEKSRAAYHTIANELQIPIIPDGDAFWRINSSSRWGYHKDNHVDFSHLKPPSLPDQTHSLHVGYRWNNDKLAFDSHHANDAGCYLGGLVWYSFLFGESPQKLTFRPEDVNDAFARQLRKTAWKTVKKEQKTAAYHWVAP, from the coding sequence ATGATTTATCTCCGTCGCGTAAGCCTACGAATTATCTTTTCTCTTTGGTTTGTTTGCGGATACTTACCCGCTTTTACACAACCCGCTTCGTCCAATACCGCTAGTCAGAAACCTGCCTTACGACTATTTATGATTGGAAATAGTTTCTCGCAAAACGCGTCGAAATACCTGCCCCAGTTGAGTCGGGAGGGTGGGCATGAACTCCAGATTGGCCGGGCAGAAATTGGCGGCAGTTCATTACAACGGCATTGGGAGCATGTAGAAGCCGCAGAACAAAACCCTGACGACCCCAAAGGGAAACCTTACGGTGGAAAATCACTGAAAATGCTTTTGTCGGAAGGGGAGTGGGATATCATTACTATTCAACAGGTGTCCATTCTGTCGGGCGATGTAGAAACCTACCGGCCCTATGCCCGCAAGCTGTATGACTATGTGAAAAAACTTCAGCCGAAAGCCCAGGTGGTGTTGCATCAGACGTGGGCCTACCGCTCAGACTCAAACGATTTTAGCCGAATTGCAGCGGGTGATTCGGCGAAAAATGCCCGCCAGATGTGGGAGAAGTCGAGAGCTGCCTATCACACGATCGCTAATGAGCTTCAAATTCCTATAATTCCGGACGGAGATGCCTTCTGGCGAATAAATTCAAGTTCGCGCTGGGGTTATCATAAAGACAATCATGTTGATTTTAGTCATCTAAAGCCTCCTTCGTTGCCAGATCAAACACACTCATTGCATGTAGGGTACAGATGGAACAATGATAAATTGGCCTTTGACTCTCATCATGCCAATGATGCAGGCTGTTATCTTGGCGGATTGGTCTGGTATAGCTTTCTGTTTGGCGAATCACCCCAGAAACTAACCTTCCGGCCAGAAGATGTTAATGATGCGTTTGCCCGACAACTGCGCAAAACAGCCTGGAAAACGGTTAAAAAAGAGCAAAAGACAGCCGCCTATCATTGGGTTGCACCCTAA